In the Hordeum vulgare subsp. vulgare chromosome 7H, MorexV3_pseudomolecules_assembly, whole genome shotgun sequence genome, one interval contains:
- the LOC123412018 gene encoding cytochrome P450 89A2-like, whose product MLRVSVHASNFPPVPKHSRSFSCSTNEASPPESQRPVCPAAAAAAAMEDWLFYSLTTMLCLLSSLLLRARARSPSHSATLTPQTPPLPPGPVPLPVLGPLLHLARRDFDLEPVLRVLARAYGPVYSFAPLGLARPMIFVAARGPAHRALVQQGAAFASRPRATAPAAAVLTSGGRNVSSAPYGPTWRALRRTLASGVLNPARLRAFAPARRWVLDVLVSRIRSGGRGGGGVVAVMEPFQYAMFCLLVYMCFGGDRLGDARVRDIEALQRDLLGNFLSFQVFSFLPPLTKLVFRRRWSKLVSLRRRQEELFVPLIRARREAGAGGDCYVDSLVRLAIPEDGGRGLTDGEIVSLCSEFLSAGTDTTATALQWILANLVKNPAMQDRLRDEVSAAVDGELREEDLQGMPYLKAVVLEGLRRHPPGHYVLPHAAAEETTLDGYRVPAGTPVNFAVGDIGLDEEIWTAPSEYRPERFLPGGEGEDVDLTGSKEIKMMPFGAGRRVCPAMALALLHLEYFVANLVREFEWREEAGEEVDLTEKLEFTVVMRRPLKARAVPLRQGRPIAATGSG is encoded by the coding sequence ATGCTGCGTGTCTCGGTCCATGCCTCCAACTTCCCACCGGTCCCCAAacattcccgatctttttcttgcAGTACAAATGAAGCATCTCCACCGGAATCTCAGCGACCAGTctgtcccgccgccgccgccgccgccgccatggaggacTGGCTCTTCTACTCGCTCACCACCATGCTCTGCCTCCTCAGCTCGCTGCTGCTGCGGGCCCGGGCCCGCAGCCCGTCCCATTCCGCGACGCTGACGCCTCAGACGCCGCCGCTGCCTCCAGGTCCGGTGCCGCTGCCGGTTCTCGGCCCGCTGCTCCACCTGGCCCGTCGCGATTTCGACCTCGAGCCCGTGCTGCGGGTCCTCGCGCGAGCCTACGGCCCGGTCTACTCCTTCGCGCCACTGGGGCTGGCGCGGCCAATGATATTCGTCGCGGCACGAGGCCCGGCCCACCGCGCACTCGTCCAGCAGGGCGCCGCCTTCGCCTCCCGCCCGCGCGCCACTgctcccgccgccgccgtgctCACCAGCGGCGGCCGCAACGTCAGCTCCGCTCCGTATGGGCCCACCTGGCGCGCGCTCCGCCGCACCCTCGCCTCCGGCGTGCTCAACCCGGCCCGCCTCCGCGCCTTCGCCCCCGCCCGGCGCTGGGTGCTCGACGTCCTCGTGTCCCGCATCCGCTCCGgtggccgcggcggcggcggcgtcgtcgCCGTCATGGAGCCCTTCCAGTACGCCATGTTCTGTCTCCTGGTGTACATGTGCTTCGGCGGCGACCGCCTCGGCGACGCGCGCGTGAGGGACATCGAGGCGCTGCAGCGTGACCTCCTCGGCAACTTCctcagcttccaggtcttctccttcctcccgccgCTCACCAAGCTCGTCTTCCGCCGCCGGTGGAGCAAGCTCGTCTCGCTGCGCCGGCGTCAGGAGGAGCTCTTCGTCCCGCTCATCCGCGCCAGGAGGGAGGCGGGCGCTGGCGGCGACTGCTACGTGGATTCCCTGGTGAGGCTTGCCATCCCGGAGGATGGAGGGAGGGGGCTCACGGACGGCGAGATCGTGAGCCTCTGCTCCGAGTTCCTGAGCGCCGGTACCGACACCACGGCCACGGCGCTGCAGTGGATACTCGCGAACCTGGTCAAGAACCCGGCTATGCAGGACAGGCTAAGGGACGAGGTTTCCGCCGCCGTCGACGGCGAGCTGCGGGAGGAAGACCTGCAGGGGATGCCGTACCTCAAGGCCGTGGTGCTGGAGGGGCTGAGGCGGCACCCGCCGGGGCACTACGTGCTACCGCACGCCGCGGCGGAGGAGACGACGCTGGACGGGTACCGCGTCCCGGCGGGCACGCCGGTAAACTTCGCGGTAGGCGACATCGGGCTGGACGAGGAGATCTGGACGGCGCCGTCGGAGTACCGGCCGGAGCGGTTCCTGCCGGGCGGCGAGGGGGAGGACGTGGACCTCACCGGCAGCAAGGAGATCAAGATGATGCCGTTCGGCGCCGGCAGGAGGGTCTGCCCCGCCATGGCGCTTGCGCTGCTGCACCTCGAGTACTTCGTGGCCAACCTGGTCAGGGAATTCGAGTGGCGGGAGGAGGCTGGCGAGGAGGTGGACCTCACCGAGAAGCTCGAGTTCACCGTTGTCATGAGGCGGCCGCTCAAGGCCAGGGCTGTGCCGCTGAGGCAAGGAAGGCCCATCGCCGCCACGGGCTCGGGTTGA